The DNA segment NNNNNNNNNNNNNNNNNNNNNNNNNNNNNNNNNNNNNNNNNNNNNNNNNNNNNNNNNNNNNNNNNNNNNNNNNNNNNNNNNNNNNNNNNNNNNNNNNNNNNNNNNNNNNNNNNNNNNNNNNNNNNNNNNNNNNNNNNNNNNNNNNNNNNNNNNNNNNNNNNNNNNNNNNNNNNNNNNNNNNNNNNNNNNNNNNNNNNNNNNNNNNNNNNNNNNNNNNNNNNNNNNNNNNNNNNNNNNNNNNNNNNNNNNNNNNNNNNNNNNNNNNNNNNNNNNNNNNNNNNNNNNNNNNNNNNNNNNNNNNNNNNNNNNNNNNNNNNNNNNNNNNNNNNNNNNNNNNNNNNNNNNNNNNNNNNNNNNNNNNNNNNNNNNNNNNNNNNNNNNNNNNNNNNNNNNNNNNNNNNNNNNNNNNNNNNNNNNNNNNNNNNNNNNNNNNNNNNNNNNNNNNNNNNNNNNNNNNNNNNNNNNNNNNNNNNNNNNNNNNNNNNNNNNNNNNNNNNNNNNNNNNNNNNNNNNNNNNNNNNNNNNNNNNNNNNNNNNNNNNNNNNNNNNNNNNNNNNNNNNNNNNNNNNNNNNNNNNNNNNNNNNNNNNNNNNNNNNNNNNNNNNNNNNNNNNNNNNNNNNNNNNNNNNNNNNNNNNNNNNNNNNNNNNNNNNNNNNNNNNNNNNNNNNNNNNNNNNNNNNNNNNNNNNNNNNNNNNNNNNNNNNNNNNNNNNNNNNNNNNNNNNNNNNNNNNNNNNNNNNNNNNNNNNNNNNNNNNNNNNNNNNNNNNNNNNNNNNNNNNNNNNNNNNNNNNNNNNNNNNNNNNNNNNNNNNNNNNNNNNNNNNNNNNNNNNNNNNNNNNNNNNNNNNNNNNNNNNNNNNNNNNNNNNNNNNNNNNNNNNNNNNNNNNNNNNNNNNNNNNNNNNNNNNNNNNNNNNNNNNNNNNNNNNNNNNNNNNNNNNNNNNNNNNNNNNNNNNNNNNNNNNNNNNNNNNNNNNNNNNNNNNNNNNNNNNNNNNNNNNNNNNNNNNNNNNNNNNNNNNNNNNNNNNNNNNNNNNNNNNNNNNNNNNNNNNNNNNNNNNNNNNNNNNNNNNNNNNNNNNNNNNNNNNNNNNNNNNNNNNNNNNNNNNNNNNNNNNNNNNNNNNNNNNNNNNNNNNNNNNNNNNNNNNNNNNNNNNNNNNNNACTcaaggaccttcagtgatgtccaaatcagggggagtaatgtgtgttgtactctttttcctgtccttggtttccctttttaccaccttggttttggggttttccaggagaggttttaatgaggcaacattaagcatgcaacaaacctgtaccggatgtgtcgatcaagggggagtgttataaaccaaatgatgatcgaccatggaccagcccgtatTGCAGGCCCAATCTGGGACAtaataaagacaaccagagactatgtgtttatctagtatatatttcatgtatatttgtaacatagtgtttatcattatccttatcttgttaggataaacatgactttatgacggtctaataccttgtatatatatggaccttctggtcgacagtaataaataacacaagttcccctcttcattcacgacaaatttttttctgagataactttttttaatttttctttcacCAAAAgagtcctaaaaaaaattaaaagagatttcattaaaaaataaatatatatttaattaatcttgaTTTATAGTTTAGAATTAAAgtgtgaaattttaaattttaaaaattaaaaatttcaaaatatttttttttaaatgtattttcaaGTTTCAAAAAGAAGCTTGTTGGCGGATCATTGTTTTTACAAGGTTTCCGGTTTCAAGGATAATAGTGTCAAGGTCAAGGATATACCATTCGGATATACCGGTTCGACCAGTAGTGGTTCCGTGTcagtatattatttagtttttcctTGTAGGATCTGAAAGCGATCGAGTTATGCTCGTAGATTCTGTAGCCTAAGATTTTTGatccattttcttttttctttttcttttaaaccaATTTCAGAAGTTATTAGAATTTTCTCACTAATTCACTCAAATGTTTATCTTATATTGGATTGAAAGTTTAGTGattaaggtttatggtttattattaatttagtctttttttttatgaatgctgttgcagaattttttttctcatattttgtgataaatatcttttaagtgatgaaatatgaaattttctCATTAAAAACTCAACtaataattttgaagaaaagTACCGGTCCGGGTCATATAGGTTGTTGCCGGATCATTGTTTTTTAACAAGATTTTCCGGTTTTTAAGGTGTAACCGGACCGGATAGACCGGTCCAATCGGATGGTCGGTCCGTTTCAGTAGATTAGACTTCACGATAGAAGGTCTGCTTTGCTGTACTCAGATCTCTTCTTTACTTTTGATGTGTGATCTGAACGTTAGATTCTTTTGTGCGTGTAAATAAAAGCTAATATCTGATTCAGACCCAGACTGTGTTTCGATCTTAAAACTCCGGCAAGCCCATTTCGAGTTTACGAACAGATTTGATCCCCCGAGTGTCATAATATCATGACGATCAGAGAGTTACGGTCGGAAGAATCAGTTGGTGGTACTTGTCTGCTTCTCTCGCTTCCAGAAGATGTATTTGCTGCTACCTCTCGTTTTCTATCTCCAAGCGACATTTGCAACCTAAGCTTATGCTGCAAAAGCCTCTGCGACCTTGTGGATTCAGAGAAGATATGGTTTGTGCAATGTGAGCTCGTAAAGGCTCTTCCTTTATCCGAAATAGTCCGGTGGCGAATCGGGATCTCTTCTTACAAGGCTCTCTGTCGGTTTCTTGTGGAGGTAGTGAAGCCTCTTGTTGGGGTTTGGGTTCACCAAGAACCTGAGCTTGGGAATGTTGTGTACGTGATGCCTGGTTTCTTGTCTGTTGTTGGTTGTCGGATCATCCCACAAAAGGTTGGTCCTTTCGGGATTCAGGAAGGGAGGCTTATGTGGTCACCGGTGTTTGAGATCATCTGTGATCACGATGATGGCTCCACTAAGTTCTTCCTCCATGGAAGAGGCAGAGAAGGAAGTTGCGTGTACCCTGGTTTAGTTACAGGCATCGACAAGACTTGCAATGTGCTCTCACTCGAGGTTGAGCCGAGGCGAGAGAATAAGCTGTGCAGTGGGGTTCCATTTCAGAAGCTCGATGATAGCGATAGAAGAAACTTACTTGAACTAGTGACAAGCCATGTAGGTGTACATGTATCTGAACCATTGAGTGGGAAGTTGTTTCCCACAAGGAGAGAAGATGAAGGGATGTTGTTGGAACGTAGAACCATGCTCCTTAAAATACACAAGTTTGGTAAGAACTGGAAGCACATTAACCTGGAGGAAGATGGGTTGTGTTACAATCCTACGCAGGTTGACATAAACGAGATGGGTGCTTCCCCATGTGTGAATCGCCGGAGATTTCTTAGCGCTGGTGACATATTTGGTCTTAGTCTCAAAGCTTCCTACACTGAGATGTCTTCTTACAAAGGGTGGCCAAGAATGGATCTCAACCGCTTTTGCCTGCACAAACTACCAATCAAGAGTCTTGGAGATGACCAAGAGTATGCTGGTTTGTGGGGAGGAACTTTTGGGTGGCCACCTAGGAGATGTAATGAAGATAAAACCGGACATGCTTTTTATCTACTGATGCTCTCTTACGAAGAATCTAGAAAGAACAATGGGAAACGTCTTGTTGGGACGAAAATACTCGAAGGCAATGACTTTGTGCAGCATCCCAATGGAACACCAATGTTTGTTGTGGATATTGACACACCTTCCCTTGAGCCCTTTCCGTTTGAGGCAGATGGAAGAGACTTTCAGCATTGTTACAGAGGAAAGGGTATCTCAAATGGTTATGGTTTCCTTTATCCCGGTTCAAAACCTGGTTCACTTTACGTGATCTCTGGTGATCATCTCGCGTTCGTTTGGAATGGAACTAAATATGTGTTTACTTTGAAAAGACTAGACCTTGACCAGATCATGAAGaaaggtttgggtttatgggTGCCTCCTCTACCTCCAGGTAAGAACTTTACTTATATGGAAACGTCTTACACAAACGTGTTTACCAACTCATTATGAGTCTGTTCCTCTTCCTCCGTGGCAATCTTGGAAAATGGAACACTCTGCAGCAGATATTCAAAGCTCTCTCCCATATCTTGTCTTGTTTTTGAGATATAAACTCATTGTTGAATGTCTTGTGACATCATTTGCCTCTTTACATTTACACTCACAGGAAAAGATATCTCAAATGTTTCTGAGATTTCACTtactttttacatattttaaacaatacttTAACAATACTTGAATTTGTGTAATTTTCTCTTTAGTTCATTCAACAATACAGTGTTTTATACTACCTcctttcattttaattgttgttgtaAGAGTAAAAAATTTTGTGtgtcgttttagaatttcaatgcaaaatttattaagtttatatgttatatgattttttcatatcctctagtctttttttttgtattgacTGAAATGTGGTCAAATGTATAagtaatgatgttttattttaaaaatatacaaaattaaatttgcACAAATCTACAACAATAGGAAAAATCTGAACAAGACACCTTGGTGGCACGCATCCCCCACGAGCAATTGTCACCAACGCACCACAATACAACTCTTGACTTGTTAGAACACAGTCTTGTACTCAAACTTCCACTCTAAAGATTATTTCTTCATCCTGAACATTAATTCTTCTTTGCTCTTAAAATAGCTTTTCACCTTAATAGCTATTGTGGTTGGTGAAAGTCCAATATGGACAGGACTTAAATCCGGAATAGGATTAAGAGGGATTGTAGAGACACCTTGAAAAGGAAGAGTCTGCAAATTCAAGTTGTTTATGAAGGATTAATACATGGTTAAGAAGGCTATCATGAATATTATaagaaagaatataaaatcatacaaacacaaaaaaaaaagatttgaaacaATGTTTCTGTTATCAACATTAAACTCCCACCGGAGAGATTCTTTTGAGCTCTGTtgtccacaaacataaaaaacttCAGTCGTAGTTCAAAAATCTGTTAAAAAGTCACAAGCAAATCTCAAAAAGACCAACTACAGAGACATTTACGTAAATTTGTGAGTGTAGAAGGTGAAGATGACGAGAATCCAAtcttaagtttcaaaaaaaactaaaaaatccaatCGCAAAGACATTTAAGTAAATTTGTGAGTATATAAGGTGAAGATGACGATAATACAATCTTAAGTTTCAAAACAATTAGAAAATTCAATCGCAACAACatatcataaatttataatgaaTCTGAAATGATGATACCTAGATCAGATCGGAGACACGAGATAATGAGATACAAAGACGACGACAGATCGAGAACGATGCAAGGGCGCATACGCGACAAATCGAAGACGAGGCAAGGGCACAAACGACGACGGATGGAGGACAATGCGGCCCTACGGAGGCGATACGGAGACAACGGCACAGCTTTTCGTCGACATCAAAACTTACGAAAACAtttcaaaatgattttattttattatttaataatttaggtTAAATTAAGATTAAGGGTAACCAGGTAATTTGCTATCATTGAAACATTTCTGTCCAATTGGGTCTTAGGTCTATATTTGGAAGAAAAACTTGGGATATCTAGGGCCATTTCTCAATAAAGTAAGAGATacttgtatttatttttattctatttttgcTATAAAATATACTAAGATTGTAGATAAACTCAATTCGATTATAAGGTGTAtccattttaaaagaaaaaataatataatatattcaaatgCTCTAATGGATGATATATAACATCtctcaaaattttatgaaaatgctttttaatatgtaaaatatctttataaatttcatatataaaattcattaatgtcttccaaaaacattagaaaaatattatatatatttaagaaaatattattaaatatacatataattcaCATTTAGTAAggtattcatatatatatatatatatatatatttatatttatgaaggttTTCCTAAATACacatttaagaatatattttaaattaatattgatgaaaatattctaaacttttatgaagatattatacatattttaggTTGATATTGTATTTATTCAGGAAAATCTtcctaaactcaaattcaaaaAGATATACTAAACTCAAATTTCAATGTAATAGTTGCAAACATAGAATATTTCAGATTGCAAATTTCGACAAAAGTCTTGTATAGACAGTGaaaattctttaaatattattgtatgttttatttttattttttaattattggtttatttgattaattctAGTATAAACATgtgtatgtttattttatttttatttttaatgaatgcttttttgaaaatatcatttGCTATTTTAACGATAAAAAGATGTTTTAATATTCTTTGgcagtatttgttttttttaattgcaaataGGTGAAAATAATTGGCTctcactttttttaaaaaaagtcacaaccttgccattttaatagttattaaattaaataatataatttcataagCACACAAATAAAAAGTCAAGAATATATAGTTTACTGTTATTAAGTCATATAAATTCTAACTTTGTAGTTTTCTCATTTtgtatagaaattttatatcttttctaaaaaaatttaaatgagatATATAAGACAATTGTCaggttaattatatttaaataaataataaatataagacgaaaaataaataattatcagaTATTCTAGGATTTTTTACTTTGGTGTCTATAATCATTTGCATATGCtatcaaaaacttttaaaatgatCATAAACTCCCCAAGCAAAACCGATTCTGAATtactaaaaaaacatttcttattttttttaatactaagaGTTTTGGAGCCGAAACCAGTAATCCCCTCTAGGTATTCAGTTCTTTACCTTTGATTAGCACACTGGGGCAAGACAGATGACTTATCGCGATGCCTGCGGACCAATTTAGGATGTCTTCGTCGCTGACATTTGTCAAGCAGCTTCGGCATCATATTGATCATATCAATATTATATTGATCATATTGATAATATACCCTTTTTCAATGCTAGTTTCCGAGTTGTCTCTATCGAGCTGTAGTTGTTCAGGGAACACCTTTGAAGAAAGAATGCTATGACCTTTCTTTAAGCTTTCTTTCAGATATTTCTCCTGAGTAACATAGTTCACTCTCATCAGCACACACTAGTGGAATCATTTTCTAGCAAAGCAAGCCCGCCTGGTGATTAACTCTCTAGCAGTTACTGCTGAGCAGCACATAAGCATAGTGTGCTGTAGCAGAGTGCGCTATGAAGAAGAAAATTAGGCTTATGTAAAGGAAACAAGCTAATGGTGGTACGAACCAGATAGGTGTGCTCCTGGGACATCTCGTTAACCAAGCCATGAACCAGGCCCGAAGTACTGAAATTGATCATTTAACCAAATTCTTGGATTTAACATATTTCTAATCAtctttttcaatttcttatgccaaaatgaataaaactacACAAGATACAATCATAGTGAGTACTGTAAATGTAAGAAGAACATGATGTAAAAGACATGCAGTTAtgaatttatatttcaaaaactaGACAAAGCGATGTGAGAGAGCTTTAAATATGTTGCAGAGTACATCTTCAACATTCTTTACTCATCAGAATCGGAGGAAGAAGAATAGAACCATGACTCAGTAAAGACGTTTGTGTAAGACCTTCCCATAtaagtaaaattattaattggaGGCAAAGGAGGCACGCACATACCTAAACCTTTCTTCAAGATCTCTTCAAGGTTTACTCTTTTCAAAGTAAACACATGTTTAGTTTCATGCCAAACGAACGCAAAATGATCATCAGAGATCACATAAAGTGAACCAGGTTTTGAACCGGGATAACGGAAACCATAACCATCTGAGATACCCCTTCCTGTGTAAGAATGCTCAAAGTCTCTTCCATCTGCGTCAAGCGGAAAGGGCTCAAGGGAAAGTGTATCTATATCCACAACAAACATTGCTGTTCCATTAGGACGGTCCACATAGTCATTGCCTTCGAGTATTTTTGTCCCGATAAGACGTTTCCCATTGTTCTTTTCAGATTTTTCGTAAGAGAGCATCAGTAGATAAAAGGCATTTCGGGTTTCATCTTCATCTCATTCCTCCCCACAAACCAGCATACTCTTCTTGGTCATTCATGGGGTTTTTAACCGGCAGTTTGTAAAGAGAAAAGTTGTCTCCGTTTATGTTTGGCCACCCTAGGTGAGAAAACACATCAGTGTAGGAACCTTTGAGACTAAGACCGAATGTATCACCAGAGCTAAAAGCTTGACGATTCAAATATCTAATATCTCTTTCTTCGTCTGTTGCAATGTATTCAAAGTAAACACAGCGATTTTTCTCCCACATCTCGTTTATGTCTACTTGCTTAGGATTGTAAAACAGCCCATCCTCCTCCAGGTTCATGTGCTTCCAATTCTCACCAAACTTGTGCATTTTAAGGAGCACGGTTCTACGTTCCAACAACATCCCTTCATCTTCTCTCCTTGTGGGGAATAACTTTACACTCAATGGTTCAGATACATGTAGACCTACATGGTTCGTCACGAGttcaactaaatttttttatctgtaCAAGATAACTTCGAAAATAACCCTTGTCTTGAGGCTTCGCTACTAGTCTTCTCTAGCCTCGGCTCAACCTCCAGTGAAAGCACATTGCAGCTCTTTTCGATGACTGTAACCAAACCAGGGTACAAGCAACTGTGTTTTCTGTCTCTTCCATGAAGAAAAAACTTGGTGGAGCCATCAAAACCGCAGATTATCTCAAACACTGGTGACCACATAATCCTCCCTTCTTGAATCCCCAAAGGACCAACCTCTTGTGGGATTATGCGGCAACCAACGATAGACAAGAATCCAGGCATTACATAAACAACATCCCTAAGGTCAGGTTCATGGTAGACCCAAACCCCAGCCAGAGGCTTCATCACTTCTACAAGAAACCGACAAAGAGACTTGTAAGAAGAGACACCAGTTCGCCATTTCACTATTTCAGACGAAGGAATAACCTTAACTATCTCGCATTGGTCAAGCCAGCATTCTCAGAGTTCTCAATGTCGCATAGGCCTTTACAGCAAAAGCTTAGATTGCATATGTCTCTTGGAGAAAGTAAACGAAACATGAGAATAGTTATGTCTTCTGGAAGCGAAAGAAGAACactttaatgattatttaactaataaatattagCTAAAAACTTTAGTTAAGAATCACCTAATTTTTAACCTACAATGGTAATTTCTTAatttgggtttcttaaaaaaaataatttaactacaTAACAATTTGCTACCTTATATATAAGTTCAAACAACAAGTACACAAACATTCTCATTACTAATATGTTTCACACCCAAACAGCAAGTAAAACCAAGAACTTGCAATAAAAGGAAACGGGATTGTGCTTTATACCTTCTTCCTGCATAAGTTGAAGAGAGGAGTAAGATACCTAGCACACTGCTTAAAAGTGGCCACAATTTTCTTTCCTTAGCAGTTCTCTTCTCAGTGTTTTCCACAGCATCAAGCTTCTGTTTCCACTCAATCAACAGCTAAATACACACACAACAATGTTACAGCATGCTCAGCTTTAATGGAATCCATTAAAAGAGACTCAAAGGCTTCTAGCAATCTTATTCATAAAGAGGAACAACTAACAAATATTACCTTCTAATTTCTTCACAAAGAACATTCTAGTAACTGAAGAAGCTAATACTATGAGCATAACAAGAAACAACAGTGGCCTATAGGACAGAGTTTCAGCTCATGGGAGAAGCAAATCAGGAAACACTAAATCTGTatgtactttttttttcaagaagcTCAATCTGTAAAGCAAACCAGTTTTTCTACAAATAATGAAAGAGGAGGGGCAACAACTgcatacaaaaacaaacaacatatgaggcaagataaaaaaaacagaacacacAGATGAGGTAATACCATAAACATGTTTGCTGCGAAAGCATTCACACCACGAAATAACTCTTGCTTCTCCCTCATTCTTCTGTTCCTCTTCTTGTGAACATATGATCTCTGCAGCAAATCAATAAAAACACTGAAAATCAGATCTCCAACTGTTCAAACTCCCACACACTAGTTAAAATGGTCGCAATTCAGACAAGTAAAACTCTCTAAAGTCCCAACATtgtgtctgaaaaaaaaaatagacaaaccCCAAACTCCAAAATAATTTGGTCACAATTCCGACAAGTAACCATCTAAAGTCCCAACATtgtgtctgaaaaaaaaaatagacaaaccCCAAACTCCAAAATAATTTGGTCACAATTCCGACAAGTAACCATCTAAAGTCCCAACATtgtgtctgaaaaaaaaaatagacaaaccCCAAACTCCAAAATAATTTGGTCACAATTCCGACAAGTAACCATCTAAAGTCCCAACATtgtgtctgaaaaaaaaaatagacaaaccCCAAACTCCAAAATAATTTGGTCACAATTCCGACAAGTAACCATCTAAAGTCCCAACATtgtgtctgaaaaaaaaaatagacaaaccCCAAACTCCAAAATAATTTGGTCACAATTCCGACAAGTAACCATCTAAAGTCCCAACATTGTGTCTGAACAATTGGACAAACCCCCAAGATTCTGATCAATCCATCTAACAAAGGCTAATAAGAGAAGCAGCTGAGAACATGTTCAATCGATCCAAAGAAATGCCAAAGCACGAAACTTTAGCTTGCGGGTTAACGAAAAGAATCAAACTTTGcggggaagagagagagaccgaTTCCCAGGAAGTGCGGCGTTTGAGTCATGTCTCCGCTGCTAACTGGCTGTAAGTCTTGCCGGAGGCTGACTTCACCGTGAGAAGCCGATTTGTAACCCTCTGTTTCGTCGCCGCTTCCCTTCGCGACGGAGAGGAG comes from the Brassica oleracea var. oleracea cultivar TO1000 unplaced genomic scaffold, BOL UnpScaffold00578, whole genome shotgun sequence genome and includes:
- the LOC106319702 gene encoding putative F-box protein At5g39480, which codes for MTIRELRSEESVGGTCLLLSLPEDVFAATSRFLSPSDICNLSLCCKSLCDLVDSEKIWFVQCELVKALPLSEIVRWRIGISSYKALCRFLVEVVKPLVGVWVHQEPELGNVVYVMPGFLSVVGCRIIPQKVGPFGIQEGRLMWSPVFEIICDHDDGSTKFFLHGRGREGSCVYPGLVTGIDKTCNVLSLEVEPRRENKLCSGVPFQKLDDSDRRNLLELVTSHVGVHVSEPLSGKLFPTRREDEGMLLERRTMLLKIHKFGKNWKHINLEEDGLCYNPTQVDINEMGASPCVNRRRFLSAGDIFGLSLKASYTEMSSYKGWPRMDLNRFCLHKLPIKSLGDDQEYAGLWGGTFGWPPRRCNEDKTGHAFYLLMLSYEESRKNNGKRLVGTKILEGNDFVQHPNGTPMFVVDIDTPSLEPFPFEADGRDFQHCYRGKGISNGYGFLYPGSKPGSLYVISGDHLAFVWNGTKYVFTLKRLDLDQIMKKGLGLWVPPLPPGKNFTYMETSYTNVFTNSL